The segment GGGCCCTCGGCGCGCCCCACCACGTCGCAGAGCACGTAGTCGTCGGGCGCCCCCTCCTCGGGCGCCAGCCCGTAGCGCTCCAGCGCCTCGCGCACCAGCTGCCGGGCGGTGGAGCGCGGCGTGGCCAGCACGCTCTTGTAGTTGGCGCCGCGCGAGATGTCGCCCCCGAAGATCTTGAGGACGCCGGGCAGCTGGCGCTGGCCGCAGAGCTCCGCCAGGTCCTCGGGCACCGGGTCCACCAGCTCCGCCAGCTTCTTCTCGCTGGCCcagcgcccgccggcgccgcccgcggcccccacGGCGCCGCCGGCGCTGGCGCTGCGGTGGAAGAGGTTGGAGAGGCGCTTGTGCCGGGCCGCCTTGCTCTTGCCGGGGGGCCGCAGCTCCACCGTCTCGCTGCCGCGGCTGGCCGTGTCCGACGAGGTGGATCTGGGGGCGGGCGGCAGAGAGGGGCgatgcggggggcggcgggggccgggggcgccgcggggcgggggcgcgggccgcTCTTACTTGACCGAGCCCACGCTGGGCCAGCGGCGGCTCATCTTGGCCAGGCGCTTCTTGGGCGAGTTGATCCAGAGGCCGACGGGGAAGTGGAGCTTCCCGAAGCGGGGGCTGCCCTCCTTGCGCTCCTCCGGGAACatggcgccgggccgggcggctcctGCGGGCGCGGGGACACCGTCGCGGCCGGCacgcgcccccgcgccggcctccccgctccccccgagcggcgccgccgccccgccgcgagcCGGGCAGGGCTCAGCGACGCGGGAAGGGCGCGCAGGGACCCCGGCCGGCAGCCCGGGCTCCGGGGTCCCACGAAGGCCGCCGTCCTCCGCGACCGTCGCTTCCTGCGGACGAGAGCGGGGTGACAGCGGGCCGCGGCTCGCCTTCGCCCGCCGGCCGCAccccgcgggggccgcgccggcagGGATTCCCGGGCCCCGGGGGAAGGAgcgcggtggggcgggggggtcacGCGGGAGGGGACGCCAGCGCCATGAGacctcccgcccccgccgccgggcaaAAACGGGGttcggcgccccccgcgccgggaaCCGCGGGCGTTACCCAGTCTCGCAGCGGATCCCTCGCTGTCCCGGCGCtcagccgcggcgcggcggctcccggcgctgccccatGCTCTCCGGCTGGAGCCGGCCCCCACCCTGCGGCCTGCCTCGGGGCTCCGCAGCCCCTCTTTGTCTCCCTGCCTCCGGCTCGGCTCCGGCGCTCACTGAGCGAGGATTTCCCTTCGCAGAGctggcccggcgcggcgcaggggGGACAGGAAAGGGCGAGCCAGGCCAGGAAGCCAGGCTGAGCGCTggctggggggctgggagggggccggcgggcaggcctggccggggcggggagggaagcgGGCCCACGGCCAGCCGGCCACGAAGGGGGACAGCCGGCACGTGCGCGGGCAGCGCTGAGGCTGCCCCGCTCGAGGGCGAGGAGCGGCAGGGCTGGCCCCGGGCCAGGCTGAGCGCAGCGCACACGGACACGGGCCGCGATGGGACACAAGCAGTTTATTGTGAGGCAGCAGTGAGCACGGATGTCCCCGTGGCAGGGAAGGAGAGCGGAAGCAGGGATGCCGCGGGGACGCCCAGGGTGGCTCAGTCCGGCTGGTGCCCGGGCCTAGATCCTGCCAGGGAAGGTCCCTTCTTCCCGCTGCTCATCCCAGCGCCGGATCTGGGAGGAAGATGCGCGCGTGGGGCAGAGGGCCTGGCAGCAGGCGCCCGTCCGCGCGAGGGCACCAGCTCGGATCCAGGCCCAGCTGCTCGGGGAGGAGCAGGCCCAGCTCACGGAGCCATGGAGAGGTAGaggaacggggcgggggggacgcagGCTGCCCGGTCCCCAGccacccccgggccctgccctaCCTACCCAAGAAGTGGGGCAGATGGACTTGAAGACCCGGAAGTACCAGAGACACGGGGTGACGTCCCGGTGCTTGGCCGTCAGGGTCTTCATGCAGCGGTGATAGTCTGCGGGGACATCGGCGAGGGGTCAGGCCCCCTCGTCCCTCCCAGACAAGATgcctctgctccttccccccccccccgccaaatccTGGCTCCCCTCGGCGCAATAAAGGACACCCGTGGCCTCTCCCGAGACTCACCCAGGTAGTTCTGGAAGCAGTTGCGGGTCTGGTTGGTGTTGGGGAAGCGGGAGTCGAAGGGGGCCGTCAGGTAGTGGCTCAGGGCTCCCCCGGGACCCCTCTTGT is part of the Struthio camelus isolate bStrCam1 unplaced genomic scaffold, bStrCam1.hap1 HAP1_SCAFFOLD_82, whole genome shotgun sequence genome and harbors:
- the COX6B2 gene encoding cytochrome c oxidase subunit 6B2 isoform X1, producing MAAGASAHCVSDAGDKRGPGGALSHYLTAPFDSRFPNTNQTRNCFQNYLDYHRCMKTLTAKHRDVTPCLWYFRVFKSICPTSWVGRAGPGGGWGPGSLRPPRPVPLPLHGSVSWACSSPSSWAWIRAGALARTGACCQALCPTRASSSQIRRWDEQREEGTFPGRI
- the COX6B2 gene encoding cytochrome c oxidase subunit 6B2 isoform X2, whose protein sequence is MAAGASAHCVSDAGDKRGPGGALSHYLTAPFDSRFPNTNQTRNCFQNYLDYHRCMKTLTAKHRDVTPCLWYFRVFKSICPTSWIRRWDEQREEGTFPGRI